In the uncultured Methanobacterium sp. genome, one interval contains:
- a CDS encoding metalloregulator ArsR/SmtB family transcription factor, which yields MKSCEIGGDKPGPDQIERLEKIKPKIPADDVLYENADSIKALGDPTRLKIIYLLKYGELCVCEIFTAMEKPQPTVSHHLNVLKKAGFLKWRKEGVWVHYSLSNPKIIDILDELLKK from the coding sequence ATGAAATCATGTGAAATTGGTGGGGATAAACCGGGCCCAGACCAGATTGAGAGACTGGAAAAGATAAAGCCCAAAATTCCTGCAGATGATGTTTTATATGAAAATGCAGATTCTATAAAAGCCCTTGGAGATCCAACCAGACTTAAAATAATCTATTTATTAAAATATGGTGAACTGTGTGTTTGTGAAATCTTTACTGCAATGGAAAAACCACAACCAACTGTATCACATCACTTGAATGTATTAAAAAAAGCTGGCTTTTTGAAATGGCGTAAAGAAGGTGTTTGGGTGCATTACAGTTTGTCTAATCCCAAGATCATAGATATTTTAGATGAACTGCTTAAAAAATAG
- a CDS encoding putative zinc-binding protein produces the protein MSEKKKVALAACSGMSPYGLVARITSADTVAETDNTISICMGATSADRDGFRNLIRKYPIVALSGCDGDCTLKILEQKGVKPVKNINVMEELNEAGLKPTDVSRLDENGEICVRHMKEKIKKELKEFE, from the coding sequence ATGAGTGAGAAAAAGAAAGTGGCTCTGGCTGCATGTAGTGGGATGAGCCCATATGGTTTAGTAGCCCGCATAACATCGGCAGATACAGTTGCAGAAACTGATAACACCATATCTATTTGTATGGGCGCTACCTCTGCTGATAGGGATGGATTTAGAAATTTAATTAGAAAATATCCCATCGTAGCCTTAAGTGGCTGTGATGGTGACTGTACCCTAAAGATACTGGAACAAAAAGGTGTCAAACCAGTTAAAAACATCAATGTTATGGAAGAACTCAATGAAGCTGGTTTAAAACCCACTGATGTGTCTAGATTGGATGAAAACGGAGAAATTTGTGTTAGACACATGAAAGAGAAAATAAAAAAAGAACTAAAAGAGTTTGAATAG
- the arsM gene encoding arsenite methyltransferase has protein sequence MKEKEIKDFVKERYSKIATKTDSSSCSCCSGTEMDGIIMQAKAVGYSDEEIKNIPADAIFGLGCGNPTALAEIEKGETVLDLGSGGGIDVFLAANKVGDAGKVIGVDMTEEMVKTALQNAETGGYLNVEFKLGEIENLPIEDDSIDVIISNCVINLTPNKSVAFKEVFRVLKDGGRILISDIVTEGELPEGIRKSFQAWSECTAGAMEKQDYMETIKKAGFKDVEIIEQHFFTEPNMDERLVGKITSVQVRALKVETVNSDKPECCGESTERSSEKEPDEDLGCCGGTGDKQPETDSEKSDECGCGCGGEFPDQSLVKNPDEPKNRAGPDFLEGFEKFAHAMGIVSIGYTQVVPELIHTEEPLYPNAIVLTLEMGKNIIKAPPGPEAQQLNDATYAKLGNITYALSDFIRANGFATQVAHPYGSMVGFSQLGQNAGLGWIGQSGLLISPELGPRQKISAIFTSIENLPLKNDDNHSWIADYCEKCGKCIKACPEKALMETDSCCGSKEIEFIQKRCIGCSQGCTYCIEDCPFDEKGYHHVKNKFDKMNAKLALKNSKSGC, from the coding sequence TTGAAAGAAAAAGAAATAAAAGACTTTGTGAAAGAAAGATATTCAAAAATTGCCACTAAAACAGATTCTTCCTCCTGCTCATGCTGCTCTGGAACTGAAATGGACGGCATAATCATGCAAGCCAAAGCAGTAGGTTATTCTGATGAGGAGATCAAAAACATCCCTGCAGATGCCATATTTGGTCTGGGATGCGGTAACCCCACAGCATTGGCAGAGATAGAAAAGGGTGAAACAGTTTTAGACCTTGGATCCGGTGGGGGAATAGATGTTTTTTTGGCTGCCAATAAAGTAGGTGATGCAGGGAAGGTCATCGGGGTAGATATGACCGAAGAAATGGTGAAAACTGCCCTCCAAAATGCTGAAACTGGTGGTTATCTGAATGTGGAGTTTAAACTGGGTGAAATCGAGAATTTACCCATTGAAGATGATTCCATCGATGTAATAATCAGTAACTGTGTTATAAACCTCACACCAAACAAGTCTGTAGCATTTAAAGAAGTTTTCAGGGTTTTAAAAGATGGTGGCAGAATATTAATATCAGATATAGTTACAGAGGGAGAACTTCCAGAGGGAATCCGTAAAAGCTTCCAGGCATGGTCCGAATGCACTGCCGGGGCCATGGAAAAACAAGATTACATGGAAACCATAAAAAAAGCAGGGTTTAAAGATGTTGAAATCATTGAACAGCACTTTTTTACAGAACCCAACATGGATGAACGGCTGGTGGGGAAAATAACCAGTGTACAGGTAAGGGCTCTAAAAGTAGAAACAGTAAATAGTGATAAACCTGAATGTTGTGGAGAAAGTACTGAAAGGTCCTCTGAAAAAGAACCAGATGAGGATCTGGGATGTTGTGGGGGAACCGGAGATAAGCAACCTGAAACAGATTCAGAAAAAAGTGATGAATGCGGATGTGGGTGTGGAGGAGAATTCCCGGATCAATCACTGGTAAAAAATCCGGATGAACCTAAAAATAGGGCTGGTCCTGATTTTTTAGAAGGTTTTGAGAAATTTGCCCACGCAATGGGCATTGTAAGTATAGGATATACACAAGTTGTTCCTGAATTAATCCATACAGAAGAACCTCTTTATCCTAATGCAATTGTTTTAACTCTAGAAATGGGTAAAAATATTATCAAAGCACCTCCCGGTCCAGAAGCACAGCAATTAAATGATGCAACCTACGCAAAACTGGGCAACATAACCTACGCACTCTCGGACTTTATCCGAGCAAATGGCTTTGCAACTCAGGTTGCTCACCCCTATGGGAGCATGGTAGGCTTCTCACAGCTTGGTCAGAACGCAGGTTTGGGTTGGATAGGGCAGAGTGGTCTTTTAATAAGTCCTGAACTTGGACCCCGGCAAAAGATATCAGCTATATTCACCAGTATAGAAAATTTACCCCTAAAAAATGATGATAACCATTCATGGATAGCTGATTACTGTGAAAAATGTGGTAAATGTATCAAAGCCTGTCCTGAAAAAGCACTGATGGAAACCGATAGCTGCTGTGGTTCTAAAGAGATAGAATTCATACAAAAACGATGTATAGGTTGTAGTCAGGGCTGTACTTACTGTATAGAAGACTGTCCATTTGACGAGAAAGGATACCATCATGTTAAAAATAAATTTGATAAAATGAATGCAAAATTGGCTCTCAAGAATTCTAAATCCGGTTGTTAA
- a CDS encoding anti-sigma factor antagonist (This anti-anti-sigma factor, or anti-sigma factor antagonist, belongs to a family that includes characterized members SpoIIAA, RsbV, RsfA, and RsfB.): MDITSKRVNGVLVVTPQGRLDAYGALELNESLETIITDTDLVVIFNLNDVSYLSSGGIRSLLGTERILKDRGGMIHLCNVKPYPLEVLKMAGFDQIFSLKPTLEDALKFQVSPTESEPVDWANLPHYADEQISLTILNVSSTDSKLKVVGDISNVLNAQLEEDTIYSRKFSDTEYSIGLGGLGENMNDFIEIMGEMITIGGTMVWLPTDGHNTPDFLIPATDTGMVTIHTGFNAALDGKFNDIIFAESKTSEGFSMDELYSSLFQMARKMRPSFKGIISLAIQADIGEIYSSGIKISPIKKFAPKNREMIMDPNNIQSWMNISTKTLFHGETMVSFGVGVDLASDLSNFDEDALGALFYLHPANIGNKDMLLHNHAVVFKHIPLNKNRDLDGQIRKIVQNGEFLDMCHLLDNSRLKKALIGVSYISDITFEKKQEITVQGECERWNDTFQDITSKIFSDAAEIFLTPITGGYSGSAVFKVDAWDRSGRKEMPFVMKLGPWFELGDELRGYEDHVKRYIQNNATQIIDKRRIGEDGGILYNFVGINGREGTIKTMEDYYASHDTGEVLTALDKLFRNVLRSWYGQPKLKELFLYEEYDFFFKYDNIKSFSLEKFGVTSGDKYVELPHDLGKSINPLYFVEKVMNERRSQSVSAYETSTHGDLNLRNVLMDDDLNMWLIDFAATRYSHILRDVAKLETAFKLECVDVNSLEKLKYILELEGQFIDAENLSDIPHIPLKSNDISLNFDNSDIIKAFQCIRRVREYGNMITLLDEDISQYLLGLLSYTLSAVSFVSLNDYQKEYAWISSSLICQKLI, translated from the coding sequence ATGGATATAACTTCAAAAAGAGTTAATGGTGTTTTGGTAGTAACACCTCAAGGTAGATTGGATGCTTACGGTGCGCTGGAGTTGAACGAATCTCTAGAAACCATTATCACTGATACTGATTTAGTGGTTATTTTTAACTTAAACGATGTCAGTTACCTGAGCAGTGGGGGTATCAGGAGCCTGCTTGGAACCGAAAGAATCCTGAAAGACAGGGGTGGAATGATACATCTTTGCAATGTGAAACCTTATCCTCTGGAGGTTCTGAAAATGGCAGGATTTGATCAGATCTTTTCCCTGAAACCTACCCTGGAAGATGCCCTGAAATTCCAAGTGTCTCCAACTGAATCAGAACCAGTGGACTGGGCCAACCTCCCACACTACGCTGATGAACAGATTTCTTTAACCATACTGAATGTATCATCCACTGATTCTAAATTAAAAGTGGTTGGTGATATCTCCAATGTACTTAACGCCCAGTTAGAAGAGGATACTATCTATTCCCGGAAGTTCTCCGATACAGAATATTCCATTGGACTGGGAGGGCTGGGTGAGAACATGAATGACTTCATAGAGATCATGGGGGAAATGATCACCATTGGAGGCACCATGGTCTGGCTACCCACTGATGGACATAATACTCCTGATTTTTTAATACCAGCAACAGACACTGGAATGGTCACCATTCACACCGGATTTAACGCGGCACTGGATGGAAAGTTCAATGATATCATATTTGCAGAATCTAAAACCAGTGAAGGGTTCAGCATGGATGAACTTTACTCATCCCTTTTTCAGATGGCCCGTAAAATGAGGCCTTCATTTAAGGGCATCATCAGCCTGGCAATCCAGGCAGATATTGGGGAAATATATAGTTCAGGAATTAAAATATCACCCATCAAAAAATTCGCCCCCAAAAACCGTGAAATGATCATGGATCCCAATAATATCCAGTCCTGGATGAATATAAGCACTAAAACCCTGTTTCATGGTGAGACTATGGTAAGTTTTGGGGTGGGTGTTGATCTGGCAAGTGATCTATCAAACTTTGATGAAGATGCACTGGGCGCCCTGTTTTACCTGCACCCTGCCAACATTGGAAACAAGGACATGTTACTCCATAACCATGCAGTGGTCTTCAAACACATTCCCCTGAATAAAAATAGGGACCTGGATGGGCAGATACGAAAAATCGTCCAGAATGGGGAATTTCTAGACATGTGTCATCTTTTGGATAATTCCCGGCTGAAAAAAGCTTTAATTGGTGTTTCATATATATCAGATATTACTTTTGAAAAAAAACAGGAAATAACAGTGCAGGGTGAATGTGAAAGATGGAATGATACATTCCAGGATATAACCAGTAAAATATTTTCGGATGCAGCAGAAATTTTCCTAACTCCAATTACAGGGGGGTACAGTGGTTCGGCAGTGTTCAAGGTGGATGCATGGGATCGCTCCGGTAGGAAGGAAATGCCATTTGTAATGAAACTGGGACCATGGTTTGAATTAGGGGACGAGCTTAGAGGATATGAAGACCATGTGAAACGTTACATACAAAATAACGCCACACAAATCATAGACAAGCGTAGAATAGGGGAAGACGGTGGGATATTGTACAACTTTGTGGGTATAAATGGTAGGGAGGGCACCATAAAAACTATGGAAGATTACTATGCTTCCCATGACACTGGAGAGGTTCTAACTGCACTGGATAAACTCTTCAGAAACGTACTTCGTAGCTGGTATGGGCAACCCAAGCTAAAAGAACTGTTCCTTTATGAGGAGTACGACTTTTTCTTTAAGTATGATAATATCAAAAGTTTTTCATTGGAGAAATTTGGGGTCACATCTGGTGATAAGTACGTTGAACTGCCACATGATCTTGGAAAATCCATAAATCCACTGTACTTTGTGGAGAAGGTAATGAATGAACGCAGGTCCCAATCAGTCAGTGCCTATGAAACCTCCACCCATGGTGATCTGAACCTGAGAAACGTGCTCATGGATGATGATCTGAATATGTGGCTCATTGACTTTGCCGCCACCCGGTATTCTCACATCCTCCGTGATGTGGCTAAACTGGAAACTGCCTTCAAACTGGAATGTGTGGATGTAAATTCTTTGGAAAAATTAAAGTACATCCTTGAATTGGAAGGACAGTTTATTGATGCTGAAAATCTCAGTGACATACCCCATATACCCCTCAAATCCAATGATATTTCATTAAATTTTGATAATTCAGATATTATCAAGGCATTTCAGTGTATACGCAGGGTGAGGGAGTACGGTAATATGATAACTCTCTTAGATGAAGATATATCCCAATATCTTCTGGGATTATTATCCTACACTTTATCAGCAGTTTCGTTCGTCAGTCTCAATGATTACCAGAAGGAATATGCCTGGATATCTTCGTCTCTTATTTGTCAGAAGTTGATTTAG